One genomic segment of Dissulfurirhabdus thermomarina includes these proteins:
- a CDS encoding cation-translocating P-type ATPase has product MTAVPETDPARPAHGMPPEEVLRRLGAAEGGLAEAEAARRLARHGPNRLRASRGRSLVRMALDQFRDAMILLLLVAAVVSGLIGEARDTVVILVIVCLNAVVGFVQEYRAERAMEALRAMAAPEATVVRGGVLRRIPAADLVPGDLVALEAGQVVPADLRLVEAAALQVDESPLTGESQPVEKAAEVVLPAGTPLGDRVNMAFKGTRVTHGRGRGVAVATGMATQVGHIARLLEGAEELRTPLQKRLVRVGRNLAAAALVICAVVFAAGLWRGEEPVLMFLTAVSLAVAAVPEALPAVVTISLALGARQMVRRHVLIRRLPAVETLGSVTTICTDKTGTLTQNRMHVERLVGPDLREIPADRPLCGPDTPEAARWLGLALAVSNDVGVDEAGGLAGDPTETALVERAAVHGCRKADLEALHPRVGEIPFDSQRQAMTTVHAVPGGGFLSLTKGGFEAVAAMCPGLDRAAADGVHRALAAEGLRVLAFACRRWAERPADLSPGVVEQGLEFLGMAAALDPPRPEAADAVARCHEAGIRPVMITGDHPLTALSIARRIGLVRGGATHAVVTGAELAARSEAEFEALAGEVQVYARVAPEEKLRLVAALQRRGEAVAMTGDGVNDAPALKQAEIGVAMGKVGTDVAKEAADMILLDDNFASIVGAVEEGRRIYDNIRKFFKYTLTSNAGEIWTVFLAPFLGLPVPLLPVHILWVNLITDGLPGLALGLERAEPDVMRRPPRPPGESLFAGGLWQHLLVVGLLMGGVCLTTQALAIRQGWHWQTMVFTVLCLSQFGHALAIRSDRASFFSWGPFSNRFLAATVAGSTALQLLVVYLPFFQGLFRTRALTPVELGVTLALSTVVFLAVEAEKAALRRGWIRYR; this is encoded by the coding sequence ATGACAGCTGTGCCCGAGACCGACCCGGCCCGGCCGGCCCACGGGATGCCGCCGGAAGAGGTCCTCCGGCGCCTCGGCGCCGCCGAGGGCGGCCTGGCCGAGGCGGAGGCCGCCCGGCGGCTGGCCCGCCACGGCCCCAACCGCCTCCGGGCCTCCCGGGGCCGGTCCCTGGTCCGAATGGCCCTCGACCAGTTCCGGGACGCCATGATCCTGCTACTCCTCGTCGCCGCCGTGGTCTCCGGCCTCATCGGCGAGGCCCGGGACACCGTGGTCATCCTGGTCATCGTCTGCCTGAACGCCGTGGTGGGGTTCGTCCAGGAGTACCGGGCCGAGCGCGCCATGGAGGCCCTTCGGGCCATGGCGGCCCCGGAGGCCACGGTGGTCCGGGGGGGCGTCCTCCGGCGCATCCCCGCCGCCGACCTGGTCCCGGGCGACCTGGTGGCGCTCGAGGCGGGCCAGGTGGTCCCGGCGGACCTGCGGCTCGTCGAGGCCGCCGCCCTCCAGGTGGACGAATCCCCCCTCACCGGGGAGTCCCAGCCGGTGGAGAAGGCGGCGGAGGTGGTCCTTCCCGCCGGGACCCCCCTGGGCGACCGGGTCAACATGGCCTTCAAGGGGACCCGGGTCACCCACGGCCGCGGCCGCGGCGTGGCGGTGGCCACGGGCATGGCGACCCAGGTGGGGCACATCGCCCGTCTCCTGGAGGGGGCGGAGGAACTCCGAACCCCGCTCCAGAAGCGGCTCGTCCGGGTGGGGCGGAACCTGGCGGCGGCGGCCCTCGTCATCTGCGCGGTGGTCTTCGCGGCGGGGCTGTGGCGGGGCGAGGAGCCCGTGCTCATGTTCCTCACCGCCGTGAGCCTCGCCGTGGCCGCGGTCCCGGAGGCGCTCCCGGCGGTGGTCACCATCTCCCTGGCCCTCGGGGCGCGGCAGATGGTACGGCGCCACGTGCTCATCCGGCGGCTGCCGGCGGTGGAGACCCTGGGCTCCGTCACCACCATCTGCACGGACAAGACCGGGACGCTCACCCAGAACCGGATGCACGTGGAGCGCCTGGTGGGCCCGGACCTTCGCGAGATCCCGGCGGACCGGCCCCTCTGCGGCCCGGACACGCCGGAGGCGGCGCGGTGGCTCGGTCTCGCCCTCGCCGTCTCCAACGACGTGGGCGTGGACGAGGCCGGGGGGCTCGCGGGCGACCCCACGGAGACCGCCCTGGTGGAACGGGCGGCGGTGCACGGGTGCCGGAAGGCCGACCTCGAGGCCCTCCACCCGCGGGTCGGGGAGATCCCCTTCGATTCGCAACGGCAGGCCATGACCACGGTGCACGCCGTCCCCGGCGGCGGTTTCCTCTCCCTCACCAAGGGCGGCTTCGAGGCCGTGGCGGCCATGTGCCCGGGCCTCGACCGGGCCGCGGCGGACGGTGTCCACCGGGCGCTGGCCGCCGAGGGGCTTCGCGTCCTCGCCTTCGCCTGCCGGCGGTGGGCGGAGCGGCCGGCCGACCTCTCCCCCGGGGTGGTGGAGCAGGGGCTCGAATTCCTCGGGATGGCGGCCGCCCTGGATCCGCCCCGCCCCGAGGCGGCCGACGCGGTGGCCCGGTGCCACGAGGCCGGCATCCGGCCGGTGATGATCACCGGCGACCATCCGCTCACCGCCCTCTCCATCGCCCGCCGGATCGGCCTGGTCCGGGGCGGGGCCACGCACGCCGTGGTGACCGGCGCGGAGCTGGCGGCCCGGTCCGAGGCGGAATTCGAGGCCCTGGCCGGGGAAGTCCAGGTCTATGCCCGCGTGGCGCCGGAGGAGAAGCTCCGCCTCGTGGCGGCCCTCCAGCGCCGGGGCGAGGCCGTGGCCATGACGGGGGACGGCGTGAACGACGCCCCCGCCCTCAAACAGGCCGAGATCGGTGTGGCCATGGGGAAGGTCGGCACCGACGTCGCCAAGGAAGCGGCGGACATGATCCTCCTCGACGACAACTTCGCCAGCATCGTGGGCGCGGTGGAAGAGGGGCGCCGCATCTACGACAACATCCGCAAGTTCTTCAAGTACACCCTCACCAGCAACGCCGGCGAGATCTGGACCGTTTTCCTCGCCCCGTTCCTGGGGCTGCCGGTGCCGCTCCTGCCCGTCCACATCCTGTGGGTCAACCTCATCACCGACGGGCTGCCGGGCCTCGCCCTGGGCCTGGAACGGGCGGAGCCCGACGTCATGCGGCGGCCGCCGCGGCCCCCGGGAGAGAGCCTCTTCGCCGGCGGCCTCTGGCAGCACCTCCTGGTGGTGGGGTTGCTCATGGGCGGCGTCTGCCTGACGACCCAGGCCCTGGCGATCCGACAGGGGTGGCACTGGCAGACCATGGTCTTCACGGTGCTCTGCCTCTCCCAGTTCGGTCACGCCCTGGCCATCCGGTCCGACCGGGCCTCCTTCTTTTCCTGGGGGCCCTTCTCCAACCGGTTCCTCGCCGCCACCGTGGCCGGGAGCACGGCCCTTCAGCTCCTCGTGGTCTACCTGCCCTTCTTCCAGGGCCTCTTCCGGACCCGGGCCCTCACCCCCGTGGAGCTCGGGGTGACGCTGGCCCTCTCCACCGTGGTGTTCCTGGCCGTGGAGGCGGAGAAGGCCGCCCTGCGGCGGGGCTGGATCCGGTACCGGTAG
- a CDS encoding ketopantoate reductase family protein — MERTAADSHPAPRIAVVGPGAVGCLLAASLHRAGFQVALLDHRPDRAARLAAGLRVEDPGGGRWEAAPAVSADPARLRPRDWIVIAVKQPDTERAAEAARALSAPGALVISLQNGLGHEAVLARAFAPERVVLGVTAQGATLVGEGRVRHAGRGETRIGPLSPEEMPAAGLAPLAAAFSRAGWPTRVEADIRPLVWRKLLVNVGINAVTALTGLPNGALLDHPETRRLQELAVEEARRVAGALGVPLGLTPEAAAELVQDVCRRTAANLSSMLQDRLRGRDTEVEAINGAVVRLGCEAGVPTPVNEVLCHLVTIQSRLGHPPPGRPAPPA, encoded by the coding sequence ATGGAACGAACCGCCGCCGACAGCCATCCCGCCCCCCGCATCGCCGTTGTGGGCCCCGGGGCGGTGGGGTGTCTCCTCGCCGCCTCCCTCCACCGGGCCGGCTTCCAGGTGGCCCTCCTGGACCACCGGCCGGACCGGGCCGCCCGACTCGCCGCCGGCCTCCGGGTCGAGGATCCCGGGGGCGGCCGCTGGGAGGCCGCGCCGGCCGTCTCGGCCGACCCCGCCCGCCTCCGCCCGCGGGACTGGATCGTGATCGCGGTGAAGCAGCCGGACACCGAGCGGGCGGCGGAGGCCGCCCGCGCCCTCTCCGCCCCAGGCGCCCTGGTGATCTCGCTCCAGAACGGGCTGGGACACGAGGCGGTGCTCGCCCGGGCCTTCGCCCCGGAGCGGGTCGTCCTCGGCGTCACGGCCCAGGGGGCCACCCTCGTGGGGGAGGGACGGGTCCGGCACGCCGGCCGGGGCGAGACTCGGATCGGTCCCCTATCCCCGGAGGAGATGCCGGCGGCCGGCCTCGCCCCCCTGGCGGCGGCCTTCTCCCGGGCGGGCTGGCCCACCCGGGTGGAGGCCGACATCCGGCCCCTCGTCTGGCGGAAACTCCTCGTCAACGTGGGGATCAATGCCGTGACCGCCCTCACGGGCCTCCCCAACGGCGCCCTCCTCGACCACCCGGAGACCCGGCGCCTCCAGGAGCTGGCCGTGGAGGAGGCCCGGCGGGTGGCCGGGGCCCTTGGAGTGCCGCTCGGGCTCACGCCCGAAGCGGCGGCGGAGCTGGTCCAGGACGTCTGCCGGCGGACGGCCGCGAACCTCTCTTCCATGCTCCAGGACCGGCTCCGGGGCCGGGACACGGAGGTGGAGGCCATCAACGGCGCCGTGGTCCGCCTCGGGTGCGAGGCGGGGGTCCCCACCCCGGTGAACGAGGTCCTCTGCCACCTCGTGACGATCCAGAGCCGTCTCGGGCACCCGCCCCCGGGCCGGCCCGCTCCGCCCGCGTGA